A window of Triplophysa dalaica isolate WHDGS20190420 chromosome 12, ASM1584641v1, whole genome shotgun sequence genomic DNA:
GTAAAAACATGTGACAAACTGAAACACTGGATATGCCTATCTCGCCTATAACTCCGTCAAAGGATTCAACTGTAACtctagaaaataaaatacatataagaaaatatttcacattacCAGCATTTGTTCTGGATAAAAAgcacaataacatttacatttctcaaCCAATTTCAATTGGAGTACAAAAACatgagaaatgtaaatgttggaAACACAGCTCCCCGTTGACCTGTAGGCTATGTCATTATAGCGTTGTCTTACCCTCTTGAATATAACACAAAATCCCAAAGTGCTCAATGCAGAGTCTATTCCTGAATCCAAGTCTATACTTtatagaccatccgggtatttctcgtCTAGTGTTTTGTGAATACTGAGGATTCGGACATACTACTCATGATTTATACacattttcgcctactatatagtatggaagtaggcgatttcggaTGCAGGGCATTATGTCTGTCCCTGCGTTCCATTTCGAAGGGCTCATCCCTATTCCCTAACCCTATCGAATGGTTACCCTCCGGAGTGAGAGCTTTGAAGGGTTAAAGGGTGTAGGGGACCAAATTAATCTTGAAAGTTGCTTAATGGAATcttgtatgcatttctttggcATGATTTTGACAACAAAAGATGGAGATACATTTTTCCAGAACAATTTAATTTATCTTTCTAAACAGGAAACCACAAGCACCTAAtagtttattcaaaataaacactCTTTTAAAGACAGAATGACACAACTAGTACCAGCAGGAGCTCATGGAGAGCAAAAGCGTCCATAAAACAGAATGCTCTTGGTGGGATTGTGTCGAATGAAGAACAGGAACGGATGATCAGCGTTAAAAAACAGAGGAAGCATTGCACTTCTGGTCATCATAACGGCAGCAGTAGCCGCCGCTGCTTCTGTACCTTCTTCATTGACTTCAACAAAAGATTTATGAATCACTTTAGACAGCACCAGATCGTTGCTGGCGGACATGCCTGAGAAGTTTGCCCCCCCCATATCGAAAGCATCCACCATTCCCAGGCTCTCCAGCAGACTCTTCATGTCATAAGTTTCCTCCAGCTTGAATTTGGGCAGAGATACCCGAACCTCTTTTACGCTCATGTTGTCGGGTTTGGTCCAGTCCATGAGATTCTCATAGGTCAGTGCTTTCTCCAGCTGGATAAGAGAATCATGTTAGTGTCTGTCGATTtgtaaatgaagatttttttaaggaGCAAACCCGTCTCACCTTCTGAAGGCCAGTGGTGTCGTCTTCAATCTCATTTGGAAGGACGATCAGCATACTCAGATTCTTCCCGACATACGGCAGCTCCACGATCTGACTGTTCACCTCTGGGATGAAGGTCAGAGGAAACTTTGACTTCTGGTTCATCATCTTCACCGGCTTTGTTTCATTCTGCCAAACATCCATGAGAACATGTTATAACCCCTCAAATCTCACAATATTGAACTTGATATAAAGAACACAAGAAGAACAATAAATCTCACCTTGTTCAGCCTAAACTGCTGCTCAACAGTGGCTTCCTTTGAGAATTTTTTCTCCCAGTTGCCCTTGAAGTAGATGGCGTTCACCAAGACCAAACGCGTCATATTATCGAGGACCCCGGGCTTCAGCAAGTCCTTGATCTTCCCTGataaacatacatatttatagCCAATTCAAGACACTTACACAGCACAATTGAAGAATTCACCATGGTTTTACCTTGCGTCGTCTTCTCCACCCAGTTGTTGACGTTGACTCGTGCCGCTTCTGCGTTTTGTTTAAAGTCCACAGGCTCCAGTCTGGCCTGGTAGTATTTTTGCGAGTCGCTTATGAATTTCTATAACAAAAATCGTTTGACGCGAAAGTCACGTTAGAGCAGAGAACATTTCTGGAATTCGCACAAAGAAGAATGATTTGAGTTGTGAATGAATAAACCGCTCTTACATCAATGAACTGGTAGGATTTCTCTCCGTAGAGACGATTGGCAAGACTCAACTTATATGGGACTCCTGGTTTGTTCAACTCACTCATGAGCTTATTGAAGCTGGAATGAATAAGATCTTCACTTTTGCTTCCAGGTTTTGGCTGGCCAGGAAATTTCGACTTTAGAGTaacaagataaaaacacattgaTACAAAACAGATCACCACTAGCTTCctcaataaatacaaacacaatgatcacaacacaaaatctttacacattcaaaacacacacatacgcttTCTCTTTCTATGTTTATGAGAACCAGAAACATGaggttatttaatatttaaatactcATTCTGAACCTTGATGAAGTCAGGTATCACAGATTTCTGGGTCTGTTGCATCATGGGCGGTTGAGATTGACCCTTGCTGCTGACGGTTGTCTGGGGTTTCGGGCTCGGCTGTTGAGGTGATGGTCCAGGTGTCGCGCCGTCAGCTTTGACAAGTTTGTTAAGACACAGAACCTAAAGCAGAATTgagggaaaaataaataaatacaatttgtatACAAATATGACAACAGAATAGAATTGAATGTACTCATTTGATTCATAATAGAGAGCTCGagattcaaataaaatgtaatagaaATGAGACATAAGGTGGAGgaggattgttttatttttcagctaGCTTTGACCACCTGCATGTAAACAGATTTAACAGGTTAAATACATTCAGGGCATGTCCTCATCTGGACGATAATCGCACACATTTATCGTCGACGTTCAACGCCTCGTGAATAAATAAAGGGCACCAATGTGAGTGTGCACACCGACTCACAAAAATGGCAGGCTTAAAAGCGGGGTAGTTTTTATGGTTTCACACACGTGTTAAAAACTGGCCCACCATTGAGATTGCCGCTTTTGTTCGCATGCCTGGAGCTgctgaagttacagtaaaacacgACTTGGTGGCGCTCAAGCACAAAACGGTCTTGCCGAGCATGAATTGACAAAGAGGAATCAAGATAAATTCTTTTTCTGTCTGACAAGTggtgtttctgtttttcttctatGTCAGGGAGTGAAATTGTACATTCACTCGGCTCAACAAAAACCATAACAACACCCAACCCAAGTTGCGTCTGAACATGTACAAACTTTATTCAAACATTACCTCATGGTCAATAACAGGCAAATATTGCACTGACACGTTTGCTTGTTTGTAGGATTTGTGGGGCTCATGTCATGAGAGGATTGTTCATTATGGTTAAGGAAGGATAATTTATTGTACTTTGGGCGCATAATGTAAagactttttattaaaactaagCTGCAAAACAATTTGTTCTAAAAACCTTAAATGCAATCAAACTTTAAATATGTTCACAAAATCAGTTGTCAACTACACCTATTCCTGTTCAAACTCCGGCCCTCCCAGTCACGGTTACATAATGAAGTGAAATCAAGCTGAACTACTATTCTAAGCAAGAAAAGATTCTCGTCACTCCCAACAATTTTGCACATTAAAGAACGAAAGCTGGACTACATGACATCACCTTTAACATCTGATCTTGTGTGTTTCCTTTGGCACCGAGTGACACCATAGCCAGAGCAGAAGAGATGCTGAGAGGAGAGTAGAAGACATTCGTATCTTTTCCCTTCTCACTGATCTTCTTGAACAGATTGAGAGAGAATTGTGTGTTTCCTGCTGACAAAGACTCCATTTTTAACAACCTGagcaaagaaaaagagagattaATCAAACAAAATGATTCACTGCAAATAACCAATAGATGCGTATAAGTTCAGaagaaaaatcaacaaaaatcgTCAATTTAGTCTCACATCTCTTACGACTAAATGCAGCAATTTCAAGTTATGGAGTAGATATAGTTAATGTTTGACATATCTTTGCAGAAATATGTGACTTGTGTATTATAATCCATAAATGATATTACATTACGAAACTCTGTAAAATGTAGCcaagaaatgaatgaaacaaaagcTTTACCTATAAAATACTTAGCAGAAATAGTGAAGTTCTCCCGTGTGTCACAACTGAATGAATTGTTTTGGGTTGgtgttgttttaaagaatgaagCCTCGCCCTGAAACGCCCAACCTCGTGAAAGAGGAATGTTACCATATGACAACCGGAAAACTGATTCATGCAGGGCCGTGCACAGACATTTTGAGGGGCATGGCCCGAAAAAAAAAGGCACTAAGGGCAGGAGAAGACAGCACAGTCTCTATGTAATGTCTTTCTTCTTATCACACTGAAGCACTCGGAAAATATGtaaatctatattttatgttgtagGATGTTAAGGTACaactcttttaaaacatttatagtgGCCAATGCAGCATTTTCACAATAACggtgatttgttgaaatttctACATTCTTACACTATTTGCAGATGCAAAactgatatttacatttatgcattttgaagACGCATTTATTCAAcatgacttacattgcattatactatacatatgTATCTGAGCATGTGAAACTCTCTTGGATCGAACTCATTACCTTgccgttgctagcgccatgctaaaggaaacattatcatgcattaacattaacaaatgatTCAAGGGTTTTCACATGTTCTCCTGCTATCTGGGATCCTATTTATATGGTCTTAATAAAATTGTATGTATATGACATATGTTATAgattactggtttcaactaagaAAATAGATGATGGGAGATGTACTGCACAGGAGTTACAGTGTGACAAACTGTCAGCTTTTTGAAAGCATTTTCTACAAACTGTGCCAATAACTGCAAATTTGATGTTATTTATATTCAGGGCTTGGGAGTAACGGAGTTCATGTAACTTAGTTACGGTTTCAAAATACATCATTTGAGTAACTGTATTAAGAAATTACGTGATAATTTTATTTGGAACTGTCCTGAATAAgcaatttcaaataaaagaagTTTCCATATACTCCACAAGACAAAATGACTTtcaatgaaatttaaaaatgtacaaacacaacCCTTGTTGTATGTTGTTACCTGAATGATCAACGactgtttacatgttttgtgatagttgtttgtgtttgtttaagtaATTATTTAGGTAATTGTGACGTTTTGTCTCAATATTGATATTTTCATCACAATTGTGAATATATCTCACAATTTTGACTTTTCTTAGAATTGTGAGACATACACTCACAATTGTGGACCATAATGTCCGATGAGGGAAAACTGTAAAACTGGTgttgtttataatattaaaaaagccAAGTCTTCTGTTTGGTGTTCGCTTTGTTTTACGTACTTATTAGTATCGTTTTTTTCATTGGAATTGATATGTTTGCACACTCTCTGAGAAAGCATTTACAGTGtgtgatgtatttttattcatgcGGAGTACATTAAGACTTTTTTTGGAAGACAAAAAAGTCCAAACGGTCAAAGGGAATGTAAAAGCTTTAAAGCTTGTAATCTCATTTTATAAttcaaaagaaacagaaaagaatacattttgagaaatgtctcatttattttttgtccctacaatggaagtcagtggggttcaatgttgtttgataatcaacattcttcaaaatatcttttgtgttctgaagaagaaagaagcTCAGTTGTGTAATGACGAGGATAACTAAGACTGTTTTCTGTATGAAGTATGAACACATAGAGAATACGATCAAAGCTGATGATCGAGAGCGCATTCATGACATCAGGGCTGTCAAACCGGATTATGTATGACATATTTGAAGCTTAAAAATCTTGTTGCTTCCTGTGAGTACAACATGTCATGATCAGTCTGTTAAAATGAGGCGATGTGTTTTAAATTACACACCGGGTTAAAACGACAACCTTTATTAATGCTAAATCCATCTACTGACTCACCTGCAGCAGGTGAAGGCTTGTGGATTTGTTCAGCCCATCCATACACCATCATGGGATGAACATTTTAACACCCCCTCAGGTCACAGTGCAGTCGTCTACACATCTTTTGAGAACCTTTAAGACGTTtatcattttttcaaatattacacaacacatgaatgtatttatgaCTAGTTATTTATTACACACCCTAGGATCATGACATTGTCTTGTCAAAATTTACAGTACAGAAATGTACAGGTTGTCACTGAATTTAAGGAGGCACATTCAAACAGGATAATTTGTTCATCAGTAAACCCAAAATTAtacaaatggaaaaataatggCGGTCATTAAAATTCCCTGCAAACAAACTTTTCTTATTCACACTTTCTTTATATCAGTATTAAAAAAATGGTATTATACCTATACAGACTTATGAATCACTCGAACCTCATTTGCAGCCCTGAGGGTCAAACATTTTGTTTCCCTCTCACATAAAACGAGAGGTATTTACGAGTGTGAATTTAAAATCACATCTGGTCGTTGTTTTAACAGGGCTAAAgtcatctgtttgtttgtttgagcatcCTTGTTTTCCTCGCAACTCCGAACCGAACTACGAAAACGCGTTTGTGTTTCCCATAAGTGCGAAGGCCCATTGAACAGTACTGTGAGATATGCCAAATTCAGcggtccataacttaaaaatgctacagtaaaaaataatgttttcttgcatgacggtagacatcaaAACAAGGTataacctagctgtggaactttgaacgcaccatcaaagacatacttgtacaaatacacagttctgacaatagacattttctgtacatacaacaagtgacaaagtttacataaatctatatacatgtaactacatagtagaaatataatgtgtgtataacgcactggctaagaccaacagGTGTATACTAAATTGTATCAGAGCAATggatcagattttttttggaaaaaaatggaaaaaataaatataaagaataaaaattaatatttcaatgatgaaaataattaatgtacATAAGAGGTAGGAGAGACAGTTAATAATAGATATGCAAAGTATGACAAAACTGTGTATgctatgctttttacaaatatacacgtaattgACTTCATTATGTATAAACCGTATTGCATGCTCTGcactagaatattgcactttcaaacatgtaggtactattggatgtgattaatattcatggtggagataggctgcctaaaaactgttctatcaaagtaatattgagaatggtaaggggagtggtgatggaggttccacgtgaagttcacggtcatctcaaggggcattcagcatgtTTTGACTCAGACAGCAAGCAGCAGACCATCATctgtgcactctctctcacacacacacacacacacacacacacacgcacacagactcacacacacacagactcacacacacacacacacacacacacagactcacacacacacacacagacacgcccacacacacacacacacacacgcacgcacacacacacacacagactcacacacacacgcacacacacacacgcaggcacacacacagacatgcccaaagacacacacacttacagacacacacataaaatcacacacacacaaaatcacacacacacacaaaatcacacacaaaatcacacacgcacgcactcacacacacgcacgcacgcacacacacgcaggcacacacacggacacgcccaaagacacacacacgcacagacacacacgcacacacacacacaaaatcacacacacacacaaaatcacacacatacacaaaatcatgcacgcacgcacccacgcacgcacacacacacacacacgcacgcacacacacgcagacacgcccaaagagacacacacgcacagacacacaggcacacacaaaatcacacacacacaaaatcacacacacacacaaaatcacacacacacacaaaatcacacatgcacgcacacacgcacacacaaaaaaagtaaaaaggaaagatacaaaaacacacacacacgcacacaaaaaagtaaaaaggaaagatacaaaaacacacacacacacgcacacaaaaaattaaaaaggaaagatacaaaaacacacacacacacacaaatttaaaaaaaaacgtgaaAGAAGAGAAAGTCGAGATGGGCCCTAAGCTGAGagtgaataagaaactggaaAAGCGGATGCCACGcgtttttaaggtggaacggaTAGTGTCAAttagaagctggattcagcctcttGGATTTAGCCCTATACATGGAGGAGAGCTGGGAGGAAACCAAGATAGCACACGTATGTTTGGCCGACGTCGTTCTAAAAGCAGGACGTCGGGCCCCCTACCAAACACATCGAATAAATATCGGCCAGGCATAGGCGGATAATTCAGTCAGTTAGAGCTCTAACCTGCTCTCCGTTACATCGGCTTAGGGTCGCCTCTTTACCGCAAGCCGATGCGGCTCTTATCTATTTGTGCATGAACATTCATCTTTTTGCAACCCAGCATGCCCACGATTCTTCTTAAGTTcactaaacacaaattaattttctttcaataaaGCTGCATTTTCTCTGTATTTGCTCGAGAACCTCCAATTTCATCTTCTTTCTTACTCTCCGGCCCAATCTCCCTTACATATTACGTTGTcttattaatattcaacatATAACTTGCATACTGAGTATAAGCTTAAACTAGTATCTATTATGTTCAGGATATCTTTGATCTAAAAAGTTActagtatgtaatgaataagtactagtatttaattttaggtactagtatctacTAAATAAGTAccagtatctaataaataagcactagtttCTAATATTTAGGTACTAGTGTCTAATGGAATAGTTACTAGTAACTAAacaataagtactagtagcctAAAAATAGACACTAGTAAACCTCACgggttaaatgacaaaatggcttgCCATACAGGCACTCTATATAAACCAGGACAGCCCCCTAGTGGGGATAACGTGCATCTGCATTACAATTGCGCCACAATGTCCAATAGTTctcaaacatttatatatatattatagtttgatttaaaaatggatTGTCTGCAACAACAGTCTTTCCCCAGATGTTGTCTGTGCACCACAGTGATGGTCTGCCCACTGGTCCGTGTTGGACCAAATTCATGAAACACGTAGAGAAAGATTTTTTGTGTCAACCGTACTTAAAGTTGAGCAGACtaaattgtttgtattttaaaaatgttagttggtacgaaaaaaaatgtacacatgctCCCTACGTGCAGATGCTGCGTACAACATTCAAATGATCTGTGTTCTTTTTAACAAACTTATGCACTGTATTTAGATGCACTGTGTAttataatgatatttcaccAGTTCATGTCTCTTTTTTTACTCTTTAACTTTGGGTAAAACATAGAGCTCGTCACTGTCACCTTTAACAGAGctgtccaatcacagtggaggagaggcgggacaaacactacattaAAAACCATCACACTTGTACAACACAACGATGGAGAAGTTAACATCGCTGGTTactgcatttttatattcattaataatatttaatatgagATACTCGTAACATGTTACTGTCGTGTATAGTCATAATCATGATAACCAACTGTCTCCGGAAAAACGCGCAGTGCATCCAAAGCGCTCTCAAGCGCCACCAGCTGGTTATTTCCAGAAGTGCACCACACATTATTTCAGATGGCCAAAAACGCTTTGGTGGACACACGTCAAATTATGAATTTATTGTTAGGTATATATATTAGATCTTGTGAATCCGGAAGAACATTTTCAGGAAGGTCCGTTTTACATGCAAGTCACACAAATATTtacgaatgtttcatgaatgagaccTTTTCACTTCATTCAACCTTTATTGACTCCAGACTACATCATATATGCACATGTAACCTAAAAGATTTCATTACATAACAGTAACTTGTTCAAGCTTTCAGAAGGTTGTCTCAGCAGGAACTCATGGAGAACAGAAGCGTCCGTAAAACAGAATGCTGTTGGTGGGATTGTGTCTGATGAAGAACAGGAACGGGTGATCGGCATTGAAGACTGCTACATTAATATAACCACATAGGACCTGAGAGACTGAACCAgtagctgctgctgctgcttctGTTCCGTCCTCattaacatcaataaaagaTTTATGAATCACATCAGACAGCATCAGATCACTGTTGGTGGAGATGCCTGAAAAATTTGCCGTCCCCATCTCAAAAGCATCGACCATTCCTAGACTCTTCAGCAGACTTTTCACGTCGTATGTTTCCTCCAACCTGAATTTGGGAAGAGATAAGTCAACTCTGACTTCACTCATCTTTTCAGGTTTGGTCCAGTCCATGAGCTTCTCATAGGTCAGTGTTTTCTCCAGCTGGATAAGAGAATCAGTTAATGTTATTGTGAAATGTGATGAATCGATCATACTTTAATGATGTTATTTGTGAAAGAGCACAGATCAAAACTCTCCTGTCTCACCTTCTGAAGGCCAGTGGTGTCGTCTTCAATCTCTTTAGGAAGGATGATCAGCATACTCAGATTCTTCCCGACATACGGCAGCTCCACGATCTGACTGTTCACCTCTGAGATGAAGGTAAGAGGAAAGTGTGACTTCTGGTTCATCATCTTCACCGGCTTAGTTTCATTCTGCCAAACATCAATGAGAACATGTTATAACCCCTCAAATCTCACAATATTGAACTTGATATAAAGAACACAAGAAGAACATTAATGTCACCTTGTTCAACCTAAACTGCTTCTCTTTAGTGCCATGCCATTCAGGTGTGAATTTTCTTGCCCAATCGGCCTTCAGGTAGATTGCATTTATCAAAACCAAACGCGTTTGATCATTGACGATCCCCTTTGCCAGCAAGTCATTGATTTTCCCTGATACACATGAATATTAAATTCACTACATGAACaatgaaaatcaaatcaaagtgAAATGCACCAGAATATGACCAAAACGGAAAtgctgtttgtttcatttgttacTGAACAAATCTGTTTAGTTAGTGTATAACAGTACACTCAACTCACAATTTAATATGACACACGGCTTTACAAATACGaatgtttcacattattttgtgcaaaatgtaaaaaaattatatgaataaataatggaaatgaaaataacaaacataaaatatatattcgaAACATTTAAGGATATGGGAATACATCAGTAACATTCATATAAAAAGtgagttttaataaaaaataaaataaggaagGAAATTAAGAAAGCTAAACTGCTTACAGCATTAACACACAAAATTAAGCAAAcaaaacgtctcgggttacgtctgtaacccttgttccctgagaagggaacgagacactgcgtcgccatggcaacgctttggggaacgcctcagcgtgaccagctctgagcacgtgtgtcaacatcgtccagtagtggaacgctacgtcatagatgacgtatggaccaggcggtataaaacgacatccgaaatagtgaacttcagctcgAAAAACTTCGAAGCAAAAGGCTTACAGGGATGTAGGGAGTATGGTAaggtgacgcagtgtctcgttcccttctcagggaacaagggttacagacgtaacccgagacgttccctttcgagggaactcgcactgcgtcgccatggcaacgctttggggaacgaaatacccaaaccgccatacgcccaaatgcctgtatgtgtgtacaaaaatgtcacgtggaagacacaagcacctgggctcccggggtgagattcatgtccagactataaaatctcacgaatgtgagcggagaggaccagcctgccgcatcacacacgtcccgcatagacgcccccgaccttaaggctacggaggccgccatacccctagtagaatgagctctgacatccaaaggcgatggtctgccagaggcctcataggccagagagattgtctcaactatccatctgctgatggtttgcttggttgccgactgacctttcttcggtgaaccaaaacatacgaagagctgctgcgcttttctccaagccgcagttctgtgtacatacgagtccagtgctcgcactggacacgacaaatttaacctttcctggtcctggctcctgaaaggtggaggacagaatgctTGCAAGGTAATGGGTCTCGGTAC
This region includes:
- the serpinb14 gene encoding leukocyte elastase inhibitor; translated protein: MESLSAGNTQFSLNLFKKISEKGKDTNVFYSPLSISSALAMVSLGAKGNTQDQMLKVLCLNKLVKADGATPGPSPQQPSPKPQTTVSSKGQSQPPMMQQTQKSVIPDFIKSKFPGQPKPGSKSEDLIHSSFNKLMSELNKPGVPYKLSLANRLYGEKSYQFIDKFISDSQKYYQARLEPVDFKQNAEAARVNVNNWVEKTTQGKIKDLLKPGVLDNMTRLVLVNAIYFKGNWEKKFSKEATVEQQFRLNKNETKPVKMMNQKSKFPLTFIPEVNSQIVELPYVGKNLSMLIVLPNEIEDDTTGLQKLEKALTYENLMDWTKPDNMSVKEVRVSLPKFKLEETYDMKSLLESLGMVDAFDMGGANFSGMSASNDLVLSKVIHKSFVEVNEEGTEAAAATAAVMMTRSAMLPLFFNADHPFLFFIRHNPTKSILFYGRFCSP
- the LOC130432595 gene encoding leukocyte elastase inhibitor-like → MDSLSAANTQFSLNLFKKISEKNTRANVFYSPLSISSALAMVSLGAKGNTQDQMLKVLCLNKEEDHHSSFNKLMSDLNKPGDSCILSLANRLYGEKSYQFIDKYISDSQKYYQAGLESVDFKTNAEAERVNINNWVEKQTQGKINDLLAKGIVNDQTRLVLINAIYLKADWARKFTPEWHGTKEKQFRLNKNETKPVKMMNQKSHFPLTFISEVNSQIVELPYVGKNLSMLIILPKEIEDDTTGLQKLEKTLTYEKLMDWTKPEKMSEVRVDLSLPKFRLEETYDVKSLLKSLGMVDAFEMGTANFSGISTNSDLMLSDVIHKSFIDVNEDGTEAAAAATGSVSQVLCGYINVAVFNADHPFLFFIRHNPTNSILFYGRFCSP